A genomic stretch from Ovis canadensis isolate MfBH-ARS-UI-01 breed Bighorn chromosome 5, ARS-UI_OviCan_v2, whole genome shotgun sequence includes:
- the MICOS13 gene encoding MICOS complex subunit MIC13 — protein sequence MVPRVWSLMRFLIKGSVAGGAVYLVYDQELLGSSDKSQAVLQKAEEVVPNAVYQFSQYVCEQTGLKLPQLPAPPKFNFHIRDSWNSGIITMMSALSVAPSKAWEYSKDGWEYLKERTK from the exons ATGGTACCCCGAGTTTGGTCGCTGATGAG GTTCCTCATCAAGGGCAGTGTGGCTGGGGGTGCTGTCTACCTGGTGTACGACCAGGAGCTGCTGGGGTCCAGTGACAAGAGTCAGGCGGTCCTTCAGAAAGCCGAGGAGGTGGTCCCCAATGCCGTGTACCAGTTCAGCCAGTACGTGTGTGAGCAGACAGGCCTGAAGTTACCGCAG ctcccagcccctccAAAGTTTAACTTTCACATCCGCGACTCTTGGAATTCAG GCATCATCACCATGATGTCAGCCCTGTCCGTGGCCCCCTCCAAGGCCTGGGAGTACTCCAAGGATGGCTGGGAATACCTGAAGGAGCGAACCAAGTAG